One genomic segment of Fimbriimonadaceae bacterium includes these proteins:
- a CDS encoding NifU family protein → MGILKALFGARPQDPIEEGPLYPQVREAMRDVQAYARSHGGTIELMGVNDEGDVRVRFGGTCRGCPLSAVTLKMGVEQRLKALVPGVHKVLEV, encoded by the coding sequence ATGGGCATTCTCAAAGCGCTCTTTGGCGCACGTCCGCAGGACCCGATCGAGGAGGGTCCGCTGTACCCGCAGGTTCGGGAGGCCATGCGGGACGTCCAGGCCTACGCCCGCTCCCACGGCGGCACAATCGAGTTGATGGGTGTCAACGACGAAGGCGACGTGAGGGTTCGATTCGGTGGCACGTGCCGCGGCTGCCCCCTTTCGGCGGTCACGCTGAAGATGGGCGTCGAGCAGCGCCTCAAGGCCCTCGTGCCGGGCGTCCACAAGGTCCTCGAGGTATGA
- a CDS encoding glycoside hydrolase family 127 protein, with protein MDAPLFDHPPLHEVRLTGGLLAERQSTVWSTTLRTILRNCEETGRLENFRRAARRESGGHQGRYYNDSDVYKWLEACAYAKARGALPEDVATAAAEAIDAIAAAQEPDGYLNTYFQLARPEMKWKSLHAMHELYCLGHLIEAGVAWAEDADDRRLLDVSRRAADLVDRLFGAERGRVGYPGHPELEMALLRLATFLNEPRYRTLAKLFVDRRGTRPSPFEEELKDPAVTAMNPGHHALVMEGGAYSGAYLQDHKPLREQETIEGHAVRALYLLSAAAELAVDDASLREPLRRLWTNLLERRTYLTGGVGSSGHNEGFTKDYDLPNREAYAETCASVALAMWASRMLAIENEGAYADALETTLFNGVLAGLSEDGDRFFYANPLESIGGVERPDWYSCACCPPNIARFLGSVERTLVGVGKDALWIHVPAALHVDAVLQGVSVAVTVEGDYPWSGTVSVRVEPERPVEFALRLRIPTWCEDATLEVVGADQPAEYEDGYAVIKRTWSPGDLVRVEYAMEPGWVASHPRVLANAGRVALQRGPIVYCVEEVDLGAAPQHLAVDTVAPIESHQDGNSVVCTVAGWLDQDPELGLYAPFEPTAPAPTQAPCVPYFRWANRGPGAMQVWLRRMEDGPVQ; from the coding sequence GTGGACGCACCTCTCTTTGATCACCCCCCGCTGCACGAAGTGCGCCTGACGGGCGGCCTCCTTGCCGAGCGCCAAAGCACCGTGTGGAGCACGACCCTGCGCACCATCTTGCGCAACTGCGAGGAGACGGGGCGTCTTGAGAACTTCCGCCGGGCGGCCCGAAGGGAGTCGGGTGGGCACCAGGGCCGCTACTACAACGACAGCGACGTCTACAAGTGGCTCGAGGCGTGCGCCTATGCCAAAGCACGCGGCGCGCTGCCGGAGGATGTGGCGACCGCTGCCGCAGAAGCGATCGACGCCATCGCGGCCGCGCAAGAGCCGGACGGCTACCTCAACACCTACTTCCAGCTCGCTCGTCCCGAAATGAAGTGGAAGAGCCTCCACGCGATGCACGAGCTGTACTGCCTGGGGCACCTGATCGAAGCGGGCGTGGCCTGGGCGGAAGATGCCGACGACCGACGTCTGTTGGACGTCTCGCGCCGAGCGGCCGATCTCGTGGACAGGCTCTTCGGAGCCGAAAGAGGCCGTGTCGGCTACCCGGGCCACCCAGAACTCGAAATGGCCCTCCTTCGGCTGGCAACTTTCCTCAACGAGCCGCGCTACCGAACCCTTGCCAAGCTGTTCGTCGATCGCCGAGGCACGCGCCCCTCCCCGTTTGAAGAAGAGCTGAAGGACCCGGCGGTCACAGCCATGAATCCCGGCCACCACGCCCTCGTGATGGAAGGGGGCGCCTACTCCGGCGCTTACCTGCAAGACCACAAACCGTTGCGCGAGCAGGAGACCATCGAGGGCCACGCCGTGCGGGCCCTCTACCTGCTGTCGGCGGCGGCCGAACTCGCGGTGGACGACGCCTCCCTTCGCGAGCCCCTTCGGCGGCTCTGGACGAACCTGCTCGAGCGTCGCACCTACCTCACGGGAGGAGTCGGCAGCAGCGGGCACAACGAGGGCTTCACCAAAGACTACGATCTGCCCAACCGCGAAGCCTACGCCGAGACTTGCGCGTCGGTTGCGCTGGCCATGTGGGCAAGTCGCATGCTCGCCATCGAAAACGAGGGCGCGTACGCGGACGCATTGGAGACCACCCTTTTCAACGGGGTGCTCGCGGGCCTGTCGGAGGACGGCGACCGGTTCTTCTACGCCAACCCGCTCGAGAGCATCGGCGGGGTGGAGCGCCCCGACTGGTACAGCTGCGCGTGCTGCCCGCCCAACATCGCCCGTTTCCTGGGGTCGGTCGAGCGCACGCTCGTCGGCGTCGGAAAGGACGCCCTCTGGATCCACGTGCCTGCCGCACTTCATGTCGACGCGGTCCTCCAAGGCGTTTCGGTGGCTGTGACCGTGGAAGGCGACTACCCATGGTCTGGCACAGTTTCCGTGCGCGTCGAGCCGGAAAGACCCGTGGAATTCGCCCTTCGCCTCCGCATCCCCACCTGGTGCGAAGACGCGACCCTCGAAGTGGTCGGCGCGGATCAGCCCGCGGAGTACGAGGACGGCTACGCCGTGATCAAACGCACCTGGTCGCCCGGCGACCTGGTGCGCGTGGAGTACGCCATGGAACCCGGGTGGGTGGCCTCTCATCCGCGCGTTCTCGCCAACGCAGGACGCGTCGCCCTCCAGCGGGGCCCCATCGTGTACTGCGTGGAAGAGGTGGACCTGGGTGCCGCGCCTCAGCACCTCGCCGTCGACACCGTGGCGCCGATCGAATCGCACCAGGACGGCAACTCGGTGGTCTGCACGGTGGCGGGATGGCTCGACCAGGACCCGGAGCTCGGTCTCTACGCCCCGTTCGAACCCACCGCCCCCGCTCCGACACAGGCCCCGTGCGTGCCTTACTTCCGCTGGGCCAACCGAGGCCCGGGCGCCATGCAGGTGTGGCTGCGACGGATGGAAGACGGTCCCGTGCAATAA